Within the candidate division KSB1 bacterium genome, the region CGCGAAACAACTTGACCACTTCAAAAAACGCATGAGTGAATCGTTAGCAGCAATTGGAGACCAATTATTCTGGGGCAAACTTAAACCGATTGCGGCCATGCTTGGCCTGGGACTTACCCTTTATAATAAAGCGCTTGGCTTATGTGCATTTCTTTTTTTGTATAATTTGCCTCATTTTTATATGAGGGTAAAGGGGCTTCTAACTGGATACAAACTTGGATTTGATCTTGCAAAATTTGCCTCTTTGAGTAAGTACAAAGGGGTTTTTGTCAACCTTGATAAGTTCGCTGCTTTATTCACAGGAGTAATGATAAGTATATTTGGGTTTTCAGATTTTATAACAAATTTTCCGGAAGGAGCGGCATTTTTAACCGGACTTCTCTTGATGCTGGTTTTGTTAAAATTGAATGTCTCAGTTCCTGTTGCATTAATGGTTCTGATTTTGGGTAGTACGGTTGTCGGTGGATTAATTTATTAGAATTTCAGATGGTTCAAAAAGTTGTTCAAGTCAAAAATAAACTGGGAATTCATGCAAGACCGGCATTGCTTTTTGTCAACACGGCCGCGAAATTTGAGGCTGATGTTTACCTTGGCAGGGACAATCATGAAGTGAATGGAAAGAGTATTATGGGGGTGATGATGTTAGCTGCGGAAATGGGAAGTAAATTGACCATCACTGTAAAGGGCCAGGATGAAAAGGAAGCGATAAAAGCGCTAATTGATTTAATCGACAACAAGTTTAATGAAGAGTAGGTTTGTTTTAAGTGGCCGTTAAAAATAATAAAATCAAATGTAAATACCTTTTGAAGGGTGTTCCTGCATCGCCAGGTATAGCTATTTCAAAAGTATTTAAGCTTAAAAGCGAATCAATCAGTATTGATCCAACAATC harbors:
- a CDS encoding PTS mannose/fructose/sorbose transporter family subunit IID: MAVSEKNDLSVHFDGNGDVGDCFVNCLDILIDMVRLEPFDFIRIIYRSFYIQAAWNSERMLGLGYCFCLVPFIKKAFAKGEDRAKFLKRNLQFFNTHPYMATWILGAIIKLEVESIHGAKFDAKQLDHFKKRMSESLAAIGDQLFWGKLKPIAAMLGLGLTLYNKALGLCAFLFLYNLPHFYMRVKGLLTGYKLGFDLAKFASLSKYKGVFVNLDKFAALFTGVMISIFGFSDFITNFPEGAAFLTGLLLMLVLLKLNVSVPVALMVLILGSTVVGGLIY
- a CDS encoding HPr family phosphocarrier protein is translated as MVQKVVQVKNKLGIHARPALLFVNTAAKFEADVYLGRDNHEVNGKSIMGVMMLAAEMGSKLTITVKGQDEKEAIKALIDLIDNKFNEE